The following are encoded in a window of Candidatus Tiamatella incendiivivens genomic DNA:
- a CDS encoding VIT1/CCC1 family protein — MSILTEQTKIKVREFCIDEYRDHIVYKTLARREKDIDRRKILEKLSEEEYKHYLFWKKVIGGECRARIGTSYLWIVTLSRIILGLTFTLKMLERGEEKTIAEYRGYLSNLGGEERQKLEEIIKDEETHESSLMSQINEAVVRYMSFIVLGLADAIVEITGVHAGFLGVTSSTTVAGIAGLVVGFSAAISMASAAYLQAKHDFEKNPISSALVTGFSYISAVVVLASPYFTTHNMLIAFLVSVSFAITLIATFTFYGSVVFDKKFLREFIESTGLMLGTAFSAYFFGEILGVYFGVRGVFG, encoded by the coding sequence ATGAGTATACTTACCGAACAAACAAAAATTAAGGTAAGAGAATTCTGTATAGATGAATACAGGGATCACATAGTCTATAAAACACTAGCCAGACGGGAGAAGGACATCGATAGGCGGAAAATTCTGGAGAAACTTTCCGAGGAAGAATACAAGCACTATCTGTTCTGGAAAAAAGTGATAGGAGGAGAATGCAGGGCAAGAATCGGTACCTCCTATCTATGGATAGTCACACTGAGTAGAATCATCCTAGGACTAACGTTCACCCTCAAAATGCTCGAGAGAGGTGAAGAGAAAACTATAGCAGAATATAGGGGGTATCTCAGCAACCTAGGAGGTGAGGAGAGGCAGAAGCTCGAGGAGATAATTAAAGATGAGGAAACACATGAGTCAAGCCTGATGAGCCAGATTAACGAAGCGGTCGTAAGATATATGAGTTTCATAGTGCTAGGTCTGGCTGACGCTATTGTTGAAATAACAGGTGTACACGCAGGGTTCCTGGGAGTCACCAGTAGCACTACTGTAGCAGGTATAGCTGGTTTAGTAGTAGGGTTCTCCGCTGCAATAAGTATGGCTAGTGCTGCTTACCTACAGGCTAAACATGACTTCGAAAAGAACCCTATATCATCGGCCTTAGTAACTGGATTCTCTTATATAAGTGCAGTTGTGGTTCTAGCGTCACCATACTTCACCACACACAATATGCTTATAGCCTTCCTAGTAAGCGTATCATTCGCTATAACGCTGATAGCCACATTTACATTTTATGGAAGTGTAGTGTTTGACAAAAAGTTCTTAAGAGAATTCATAGAGTCAACAGGGCTTATGTTAGGTACGGCTTTCTCAGCATACTTCTTCGGAGAGATACTCGGTGTATACTTCGGTGTGAGAGGAGTATTCGGATAA
- a CDS encoding metallophosphoesterase, which yields MEGKTALVLAILLLLGIQFYTITSSNTPATTETVLNETSRNVPGDLPWYPIVIFGDNRPEVEVSNGFTPVFLKILNQTEVMDPFAMIGTGDQIGRGTPWQFKALYSLLSNTSIWNIWLCIGNHDIQYGGAIGYWTSLIAPKHYNMDTFPGWRIAVLDGETGDATYWKSQLDNTTKNLDDRSLILVYHRPVIPNVGHNMDATRASILLSFLQQHPGLVKLVLQGHWHGYAVTRSYNVTWIITGGAGAPLYENRGPPPGNNTLIITGKNHYLLLILYPNGTFKYTTVLVNNESNIGIEKHTKVTLENGKTVITGTVSNTLVNIEGKPISVPVRFNLINNENSYIVLMANPNSTTSFTYEQSLTSVSVKTASTSWYAYITLPGNKAVLLDQNNPSYVIESEKSTSSTLVVTEETVTNARTTGNTSLSSTSSAPNPAAYKDKDGMIIGSVAVAILLVIAIYLMAKLYR from the coding sequence ATGGAAGGTAAGACGGCATTAGTGCTGGCGATACTGCTACTACTGGGCATACAGTTCTATACAATAACATCATCAAACACCCCGGCAACTACAGAAACTGTGTTAAACGAGACAAGCCGTAATGTTCCAGGAGACTTACCTTGGTACCCGATTGTAATATTTGGAGACAACAGGCCTGAAGTAGAGGTATCAAACGGCTTCACACCTGTATTCCTAAAAATACTCAATCAAACAGAAGTCATGGATCCCTTCGCAATGATAGGAACTGGAGACCAGATAGGTAGAGGGACACCGTGGCAGTTCAAGGCATTATATAGCCTACTCTCGAACACTAGCATCTGGAATATATGGCTTTGTATCGGCAACCATGATATTCAATACGGTGGGGCAATAGGATATTGGACATCCCTTATAGCACCGAAGCACTACAATATGGATACTTTCCCAGGATGGAGAATTGCAGTTCTAGACGGTGAAACTGGTGATGCAACGTACTGGAAGAGCCAGCTAGATAATACTACTAAAAACCTGGATGATAGGAGCCTAATACTCGTTTATCACAGGCCTGTTATACCAAATGTTGGACACAATATGGATGCTACAAGAGCAAGCATCCTCCTAAGCTTTCTGCAACAGCATCCAGGTTTAGTCAAACTAGTATTACAAGGACACTGGCATGGATACGCTGTGACACGTAGTTATAATGTTACATGGATAATAACTGGGGGTGCCGGTGCACCTCTTTATGAGAATAGGGGGCCACCACCTGGAAACAACACTTTGATCATTACAGGGAAGAATCATTATCTCCTGCTAATATTATACCCCAATGGAACGTTCAAATACACTACAGTACTGGTAAACAATGAGAGCAATATTGGGATAGAGAAGCATACCAAAGTAACATTAGAGAACGGGAAGACTGTAATCACTGGGACTGTCAGTAATACGTTAGTGAATATTGAAGGAAAACCGATTAGTGTTCCAGTTAGGTTTAACCTCATCAATAACGAGAACAGTTACATAGTCCTGATGGCCAACCCTAATTCGACGACATCCTTCACATATGAGCAAAGTTTGACGTCTGTTAGCGTGAAAACAGCATCAACAAGCTGGTATGCCTATATTACCTTACCCGGAAATAAGGCAGTACTACTCGATCAAAACAATCCTAGCTACGTGATTGAAAGCGAGAAGTCGACAAGCTCTACTCTAGTAGTAACGGAAGAGACCGTTACAAACGCTCGAACAACAGGTAATACCAGTTTGTCAAGTACATCCAGCGCACCAAATCCAGCAGCTTACAAGGATAAAGATGGAATGATAATAGGCAGTGTCGCAGTGGCTATTCTACTGGTAATTGCCATTTACCTTATGGCTAAACTCTATAGGTAA
- a CDS encoding thiolase domain-containing protein (Catalyzes the synthesis of acetoacetyl coenzyme A from two molecules of acetyl coenzyme A. It can also act as a thiolase, catalyzing the reverse reaction and generating two-carbon units from the four-carbon product of fatty acid oxidation), whose translation MTTRPRVAIIGMGYSGFQPVTPHASFREMMFEAALKAYSMAGLEDPRSQVDAFISCQEDYWEGISIADEFSPEPIGGVLRPIFTVSGDGLQGIAQAVMLLKTGYFDVITVESHAKPSDIVDLGKIYEITLDPVYVRPTAPKKAIPHYIAALDAVAYMESREAGEEDFAEVAAKNRNNGLSNPLASYASNVTVEEILESEHVAYPLTMYDISQPVDAALVTVLATDMAVDRLGAWDRAVWIDGVGYNTETYIPERHVYGTMPSIRRSALIAYSEAGITNPLSQLNFAEVDDRYSFMELLSLEEALLGEDSLKLLRRGDTYPDGKFPVNASGGSLATGAPFEATGLMRLYFTYMRLLSMQEGKSLVVSWRGPPTYTAATAVLSYYGGGEG comes from the coding sequence TTGACGACTAGACCTAGAGTGGCGATAATAGGGATGGGCTACTCTGGCTTCCAGCCGGTAACTCCTCATGCGAGTTTTAGGGAGATGATGTTTGAAGCAGCTCTCAAAGCGTACAGCATGGCAGGTCTTGAGGATCCTCGAAGCCAGGTAGACGCATTCATATCATGCCAAGAAGACTATTGGGAGGGGATCTCCATAGCAGACGAGTTCTCTCCAGAGCCTATTGGCGGTGTTTTGAGACCCATTTTCACAGTATCTGGAGATGGTTTACAAGGTATAGCTCAGGCTGTCATGTTGTTGAAGACGGGATACTTTGATGTTATAACAGTCGAGTCTCACGCTAAGCCTAGTGACATAGTGGATCTGGGTAAGATCTACGAAATAACGCTGGATCCCGTGTATGTCCGGCCTACAGCGCCGAAAAAAGCTATCCCCCACTACATTGCAGCTCTAGACGCTGTAGCATACATGGAATCGAGGGAGGCAGGGGAGGAGGATTTTGCTGAGGTTGCCGCTAAGAATAGGAACAACGGTCTGTCAAACCCACTTGCTTCATACGCGTCTAACGTTACTGTGGAAGAGATACTAGAATCAGAGCATGTTGCTTACCCGCTTACAATGTACGATATCTCACAACCGGTAGACGCTGCACTAGTAACAGTATTGGCAACAGATATGGCAGTAGATCGTTTGGGGGCATGGGACAGAGCTGTCTGGATCGATGGGGTAGGATATAATACTGAAACCTATATCCCAGAAAGACATGTATACGGCACGATGCCTAGTATCAGGCGGTCAGCTTTAATAGCTTATAGTGAGGCTGGGATAACGAACCCCTTGTCACAACTTAACTTCGCAGAAGTCGATGACCGGTATAGTTTCATGGAGCTTCTCTCGTTAGAAGAAGCCTTACTAGGAGAGGATTCGTTGAAGCTGTTGAGAAGAGGTGATACCTATCCAGATGGGAAATTCCCGGTTAACGCTAGCGGTGGAAGCCTTGCCACTGGCGCACCATTCGAGGCTACAGGTCTAATGAGACTGTACTTCACCTACATGAGACTGCTCTCGATGCAGGAGGGTAAAAGCCTCGTCGTCTCCTGGAGAGGGCCTCCAACATATACAGCTGCAACAGCTGTATTATCATATTATGGGGGTGGTGAAGGGTGA
- a CDS encoding thiolase domain-containing protein, whose amino-acid sequence MKTNIHIKDRVAVVGAGLTLFRRRMLETPQELSAAAAKMALDEAGLTLDDIDCIVTGTAPDAFDGVHFNGEYMGDGSGAVNKPMVRVYVGGGTGVMIPIAAWWHIASGKCKTVLAVGEEKMSPALPHPQYVFAYIWDPILERPLEPNLIWIFAMEMRRYMSKCGAKKEDIALVSVKNKRNALDHPAAQVAENITVEDVLNSETLVWPVNRLDISPVSDGAAAMVLASEREARRITDNPVYVEGVGWTLDNTHWYNRDLYYPRYVEYAARMAYKMAGVDKPIKEIDVAEPYDPFDYKELHHLEGLQLAPRCGAWKLVKEGFYDRDGDLPSSPSGGLLGVGNPIAAAGVMKTIEIYWQLAGKAGGRRVKKDVYRGVAQAWGDLMQVGTVIVLGR is encoded by the coding sequence GTGAAAACGAATATACATATAAAGGATAGAGTAGCTGTAGTTGGCGCTGGATTAACATTATTCCGGAGGAGAATGCTGGAGACGCCCCAGGAACTATCTGCAGCAGCAGCGAAAATGGCTCTAGACGAGGCTGGGCTTACACTCGATGATATCGACTGTATTGTGACTGGTACGGCTCCAGATGCCTTCGACGGTGTCCACTTCAATGGGGAATACATGGGGGATGGCAGTGGAGCTGTGAATAAGCCTATGGTAAGAGTCTATGTTGGTGGAGGAACCGGAGTAATGATACCTATAGCTGCATGGTGGCACATAGCAAGCGGGAAATGCAAGACTGTATTGGCTGTAGGAGAGGAGAAAATGAGTCCTGCACTACCACATCCTCAGTATGTATTCGCATATATATGGGATCCTATACTGGAGAGACCCTTGGAGCCTAATCTAATCTGGATATTCGCGATGGAGATGAGGAGGTATATGAGTAAATGCGGAGCTAAGAAAGAAGACATTGCACTCGTATCGGTGAAGAATAAACGAAACGCACTCGATCATCCGGCAGCACAGGTAGCTGAAAACATAACTGTTGAAGACGTTTTGAACAGTGAGACTCTCGTCTGGCCAGTCAATAGACTAGATATCAGCCCTGTTAGTGATGGAGCAGCTGCGATGGTATTAGCTTCAGAGCGTGAAGCAAGGAGAATAACTGATAATCCTGTATATGTCGAGGGCGTAGGGTGGACTCTGGATAATACACACTGGTATAATAGAGACTTATACTACCCGCGGTATGTTGAGTACGCCGCGAGAATGGCTTACAAGATGGCCGGCGTAGATAAACCTATAAAGGAAATAGACGTTGCTGAGCCTTATGATCCATTTGACTATAAAGAACTGCACCACCTGGAAGGTCTCCAGTTAGCACCTAGATGTGGTGCATGGAAGCTGGTGAAGGAGGGCTTCTATGATAGAGATGGTGATCTACCGTCTAGCCCCAGCGGTGGATTACTAGGTGTAGGTAACCCAATAGCCGCAGCTGGTGTTATGAAGACCATAGAGATCTACTGGCAGCTAGCAGGTAAGGCAGGTGGAAGACGAGTTAAGAAAGACGTCTACCGTGGAGTAGCTCAAGCTTGGGGTGATTTAATGCAGGTTGGAACTGTAATCGTTCTTGGGAGGTGA
- a CDS encoding Zn-ribbon domain-containing OB-fold protein, protein MVKLEGTKLSEKDFKALPGVIYYKPFTRYKFTAGYAVSVFLDGLKQGKIIGSICRRCGRVYVPPRSYCEYCLKPTDEFIELPDRGEISTAVISYISAKRGRLEKPEFVGVIRLETPGYREGSYEFAGLFHKICGVTEEDVKSGRAIGMKVKARWKPPEKRTGSILDIECFEPIGGGEE, encoded by the coding sequence TTGGTTAAATTGGAAGGTACAAAATTATCGGAAAAGGACTTTAAGGCTCTCCCCGGCGTAATATACTATAAGCCGTTCACTAGGTACAAGTTTACTGCAGGGTACGCTGTTTCAGTATTCCTAGATGGACTGAAGCAAGGGAAGATTATTGGAAGCATATGCCGGAGATGTGGAAGAGTATACGTTCCACCGAGGAGTTATTGTGAGTATTGTCTAAAGCCAACTGACGAGTTTATCGAGCTCCCCGATAGGGGTGAGATATCTACCGCAGTAATCAGCTATATATCTGCTAAGAGAGGAAGATTAGAGAAGCCGGAATTCGTAGGTGTTATAAGGCTGGAGACTCCTGGTTATCGTGAGGGTAGCTACGAGTTCGCAGGACTATTCCATAAGATATGCGGTGTAACAGAGGAGGATGTCAAGTCCGGCAGAGCTATCGGTATGAAAGTTAAGGCAAGATGGAAGCCTCCGGAGAAGAGAACAGGGAGCATTCTAGATATAGAGTGCTTTGAGCCTATAGGAGGTGGAGAAGAGTGA
- a CDS encoding nucleic acid-binding protein gives MIWRREARLDVYKHIPGSMEVDTFRYTPGKGGLKLAEALKKGCLVGEDCGGYIQIPPRGFCRDLSKPREYVELPEDTLWYVDSFTIVYEDGEPKVIIFARPEGERLTGGLIHRLKPGLPVYIGMPVKPVFKPEEERKGTVEDIVYFDEYA, from the coding sequence GTGATCTGGAGAAGGGAGGCTAGACTAGACGTATATAAACATATCCCCGGGTCAATGGAAGTAGACACATTCAGATACACCCCTGGCAAAGGAGGGTTGAAGCTAGCGGAAGCATTGAAAAAAGGCTGTTTAGTCGGAGAGGACTGTGGGGGATACATACAAATACCTCCGAGAGGATTCTGCCGCGATCTAAGTAAACCAAGGGAATATGTTGAGTTACCTGAGGATACATTATGGTATGTCGACTCATTCACAATAGTCTACGAAGACGGTGAACCTAAAGTAATTATATTCGCCAGACCAGAAGGTGAAAGACTAACAGGCGGACTCATTCACAGGCTCAAACCAGGACTTCCAGTATACATAGGAATGCCAGTAAAACCGGTATTCAAACCAGAAGAAGAGAGGAAGGGAACAGTCGAGGACATAGTATATTTCGACGAATACGCATAA
- a CDS encoding aspartate aminotransferase family protein: protein MPETPPIRKEKVIDSLKVMLSKDIDPHSGRLWSYVYETGVSELRELAEEAYILSLWRNMLDPTVFPSVLELEKSVTSFVARIFEAPDTTTGNFTSGGTESNFMAVLAAREWYYKKTGKSSTPKLVAPATVHPSVIKAAWLLGVKPVLIPVDEAYRVKVDELISKVDDDTALVVASAPNYPFGTFDPVREIAESLDKKDVWFHVDSCLGFSIPFARMEGHDIPLLGLNIDRVDSMSVDLHKMGYAPRGSSTILYRDKERRKNAFFVYSRWPGYPMVNQIFLSSRTSGPLAASWSLINTLGVDGYRMLARNAFAAREKLISTMAKQGFQVEGNPPYLVLAFSHPELDLVDFSRKAGEKHWHIQVQPGSKKLGYPMTVHFTVTPIHFHVVNKFASDLEGIVSNTRKLSELGQDSMLEALKTVSPSDVSSAAPLIMELLGGSGGGLEGADLSFIGRYIYELDPDVVEALFREVSNALL from the coding sequence TTGCCTGAAACACCTCCTATTCGCAAAGAAAAAGTAATCGACTCTCTAAAGGTAATGCTCTCAAAGGATATCGATCCGCATAGCGGTAGATTATGGTCATATGTCTACGAGACAGGAGTAAGTGAATTGAGAGAATTGGCTGAAGAAGCGTACATTCTTAGTCTCTGGAGGAATATGCTTGACCCTACTGTTTTCCCCAGCGTCCTCGAGTTAGAGAAAAGTGTTACCAGCTTCGTAGCCCGCATCTTCGAAGCGCCAGATACTACGACAGGCAACTTCACTAGTGGTGGAACTGAAAGTAACTTTATGGCAGTTCTAGCCGCAAGGGAATGGTACTACAAGAAAACTGGTAAATCAAGTACTCCGAAGTTAGTTGCCCCTGCAACTGTTCATCCGAGTGTCATCAAAGCTGCATGGCTCCTTGGTGTGAAGCCTGTTCTAATACCAGTTGACGAGGCTTATAGAGTTAAGGTTGATGAGCTTATAAGTAAAGTAGACGATGATACCGCTCTAGTTGTAGCGTCTGCCCCCAATTATCCGTTCGGTACATTTGATCCTGTTAGAGAAATCGCGGAATCTCTTGATAAGAAGGATGTATGGTTTCACGTAGACAGTTGCCTAGGCTTCTCTATACCGTTTGCTAGAATGGAGGGACACGATATACCTCTTTTAGGCTTGAATATTGACCGGGTTGACTCTATGAGCGTGGATCTACACAAGATGGGTTACGCCCCCAGAGGATCATCAACCATCCTCTACAGGGACAAGGAGAGGAGGAAGAACGCCTTCTTTGTCTACAGTAGATGGCCTGGTTACCCTATGGTAAACCAGATATTCCTATCGTCAAGAACATCGGGTCCATTAGCAGCATCATGGAGTTTGATAAACACATTAGGAGTAGATGGCTACAGGATGCTAGCTAGGAACGCTTTCGCTGCCCGTGAGAAACTAATAAGTACCATGGCTAAACAAGGGTTCCAGGTAGAAGGCAATCCTCCTTACCTCGTTCTAGCTTTCAGTCATCCGGAGCTAGATCTAGTTGACTTCTCGAGGAAAGCTGGGGAAAAGCATTGGCACATACAAGTCCAGCCGGGAAGTAAGAAGCTAGGGTATCCTATGACGGTGCACTTCACAGTTACACCTATACACTTCCACGTAGTTAACAAATTCGCCAGCGATCTAGAAGGGATCGTTAGTAATACAAGGAAACTCTCAGAGTTAGGTCAGGATTCCATGTTAGAGGCATTGAAGACTGTGTCACCAAGCGATGTAAGTAGTGCTGCACCACTCATTATGGAGTTACTTGGAGGTAGCGGAGGCGGTTTAGAAGGCGCAGACTTGAGCTTCATTGGCAGGTATATCTATGAGCTAGATCCGGACGTTGTGGAGGCATTGTTCAGGGAAGTATCAAACGCATTGCTGTAA
- a CDS encoding MFS transporter has product MTGKIGRAIALAGFPILVFASQVVWVSYSPVTTKVAADLGVSKDAVGLLVMLFPILYILMAYPAGRLLDTWFRGALITASILFIGTGIARIVAPENYLSILIGQILAAIAQPFVVNGITPYASAYFEEKRRPLAVSMGSAAMYAGMIVAMAIGAFVYSEWGVWGLSIYSAITVLVSGLWTLWMVLKANIIGNVEVEHLPTLESIRTIVKRREVWMFAGIIGIGLAILDILMTWIEPVLSPVGLEKIAGTATALMLVSGVIGASTLPSIAAKYNIRKTLIIIAAFTGVFAYGVLTAYISGILVYAMLALNGFMLMAGLPVIFEWVEKTTPFTQQGETIGVIMITGHIIAVIALAASTPLTGFYREFFGLLASLGVIATLLAIVLPSDKGLKRINANEKESLM; this is encoded by the coding sequence TTGACGGGGAAAATAGGCCGTGCAATCGCATTAGCAGGGTTCCCCATCCTAGTTTTTGCCTCCCAGGTAGTATGGGTGTCTTACTCTCCCGTCACCACGAAGGTAGCCGCTGACCTCGGTGTGAGTAAAGACGCAGTTGGCTTATTAGTAATGCTATTCCCTATCTTATACATATTAATGGCTTATCCGGCCGGGAGATTACTCGATACATGGTTCCGGGGTGCATTAATCACCGCATCAATTCTATTTATTGGCACAGGTATAGCTAGAATCGTAGCTCCAGAGAATTACCTTTCTATTCTCATAGGTCAAATACTAGCAGCAATAGCCCAGCCCTTCGTTGTAAACGGGATAACCCCATATGCTTCAGCCTATTTCGAGGAGAAAAGGCGTCCACTAGCCGTCTCAATGGGAAGTGCTGCAATGTATGCAGGAATGATTGTAGCCATGGCTATAGGGGCATTCGTCTACAGCGAATGGGGTGTCTGGGGATTATCAATATACTCTGCAATTACTGTACTAGTCAGTGGATTATGGACTCTTTGGATGGTTTTAAAGGCAAACATCATAGGCAATGTTGAAGTTGAGCATTTACCGACACTAGAGAGTATTAGGACCATTGTGAAGAGAAGAGAGGTGTGGATGTTCGCTGGAATCATAGGTATAGGACTTGCTATACTCGACATATTGATGACTTGGATTGAGCCTGTTTTATCACCGGTTGGCCTGGAGAAAATAGCTGGAACGGCAACAGCCTTAATGCTTGTCTCAGGCGTTATAGGTGCTTCAACCCTCCCATCTATAGCAGCTAAGTACAATATCAGGAAGACGCTCATAATAATAGCAGCATTCACAGGAGTATTTGCATACGGCGTGTTGACAGCCTACATATCTGGTATCCTTGTATATGCCATGTTAGCGTTAAACGGTTTCATGCTAATGGCCGGTCTACCAGTGATATTTGAGTGGGTTGAGAAGACAACGCCATTTACCCAACAAGGTGAGACTATTGGTGTCATAATGATTACAGGCCATATTATCGCTGTTATAGCCCTTGCAGCATCAACACCTCTCACAGGGTTTTACAGGGAATTCTTCGGCCTACTAGCCTCACTGGGTGTTATCGCAACACTATTAGCAATCGTTCTACCAAGTGACAAAGGGTTGAAAAGGATAAACGCTAATGAAAAAGAAAGTTTAATGTAA
- a CDS encoding acyl-CoA dehydrogenase family protein, producing the protein MPLAGLEPVSPAYGLDHYTLDKPYRNLLKYNIKEDPNYSGLGKYTGREVYETAYRVDLLSPPLLINWDTLGGNPDVALLDPMEKRVLLDLVLKYKVNTHPFEGRSWHHHYTGLYLIGDPGISCILTITIQTAYALYKYGDEKIREYYKPLSGIQEPPMWGATWFTEVQGGSDLGANTTIAKKDNGVWKLNGYKYFSSGAGVASMALTTGRPEGGRIGAKGLGLYLVPRLSSDGRLNYRIRRLKWKSGTVAVPTGEVEFIDTEAYIVGDVQKGIYYTMEDLMVSRLANSHAANGIARKAYLEAYGFASTRSAFGKLIKDHPLLARDLLEMELLIEAGLAVSMKAISLFDEAWHNEPPYSEKYHYARLMTHIAKNYTADVAAFVSRRAMEIFGGIGFLHEFPVERWHREALITPIWEGTSNIQALDMLEAMWKKKAHQPLLDDMEELTRNQQNQKLAEEAYTRLANLVGRLSGDPTQAEWLSKETLTKMAESVATLLLLDAARQTGDTVFEDVADLYYSWVVNGKLNVPEKRLLSEIVSLRGSLDEVDWEKKARI; encoded by the coding sequence ATGCCACTAGCCGGATTAGAACCAGTCAGTCCTGCCTATGGTTTAGATCATTATACCTTGGATAAGCCTTACAGAAACCTATTAAAGTATAACATCAAAGAAGACCCGAACTACAGCGGACTAGGGAAGTATACAGGTAGAGAGGTATATGAAACAGCCTATCGTGTAGATCTACTAAGCCCTCCACTGCTAATCAATTGGGACACACTAGGCGGTAACCCTGATGTAGCACTGCTTGACCCAATGGAGAAGAGAGTTCTCTTAGATCTAGTCCTGAAGTACAAGGTGAATACACATCCATTCGAAGGAAGGTCATGGCACCATCATTACACAGGCCTATACCTAATAGGTGATCCTGGAATCTCATGTATACTAACAATAACAATTCAAACGGCATATGCCCTCTACAAATACGGTGACGAGAAGATACGGGAATACTATAAGCCGCTCTCGGGAATACAGGAACCCCCCATGTGGGGAGCTACATGGTTCACAGAAGTTCAGGGGGGAAGCGATTTAGGTGCAAATACAACTATAGCCAAGAAAGATAATGGTGTATGGAAGCTTAATGGATACAAGTACTTCTCAAGCGGGGCTGGAGTAGCAAGCATGGCATTAACTACAGGAAGACCTGAAGGAGGTAGGATTGGCGCCAAAGGGCTGGGATTATACTTAGTTCCAAGGTTGAGTAGCGACGGAAGACTAAACTATAGGATTAGAAGGCTGAAGTGGAAGAGTGGTACGGTAGCCGTACCAACAGGAGAAGTAGAGTTTATCGACACTGAGGCATACATCGTAGGGGATGTTCAGAAGGGAATATACTATACTATGGAAGACCTGATGGTCAGCCGTCTAGCAAACTCGCATGCTGCTAATGGTATAGCTAGGAAGGCTTACTTGGAAGCCTATGGTTTCGCATCAACGAGATCTGCATTTGGGAAACTAATTAAAGACCACCCCCTCCTAGCTAGAGATCTCCTGGAAATGGAGTTACTAATTGAGGCGGGATTGGCAGTATCGATGAAAGCTATATCTCTATTCGATGAAGCCTGGCATAACGAGCCTCCATACTCAGAGAAGTATCACTACGCGCGGCTTATGACCCACATAGCAAAGAATTATACAGCAGATGTAGCAGCATTCGTCTCAAGGAGAGCTATGGAGATATTTGGTGGAATAGGCTTCCTCCACGAGTTCCCGGTGGAAAGATGGCACAGAGAGGCACTCATAACACCGATATGGGAAGGAACAAGCAATATACAAGCATTAGATATGCTGGAAGCCATGTGGAAGAAGAAAGCTCACCAGCCTCTCCTAGATGATATGGAGGAGTTAACAAGGAACCAGCAGAACCAGAAGTTAGCTGAAGAGGCATATACTAGGCTTGCGAATCTGGTAGGTAGGCTTAGTGGTGATCCAACCCAGGCAGAATGGTTATCCAAGGAGACTTTAACAAAGATGGCTGAGTCCGTAGCCACATTGTTGCTGCTAGACGCGGCTAGACAAACAGGCGATACAGTATTTGAGGATGTAGCTGATTTATACTATTCCTGGGTGGTTAATGGCAAGCTCAACGTCCCGGAAAAGAGGTTGTTGAGTGAAATAGTAAGCCTGAGGGGTAGCCTCGACGAAGTAGATTGGGAGAAAAAAGCTAGAATATGA